The genomic region CTGGTGCCGACACCCAGGTTGAGCCGATTGTCGAACATCGCGGCCAACGACCCGGCCTGCTTGGCCACCAGCGCCGGCGGGCGGATCGGCAGCTTCAGGACGAAGATGTTGAAGTGCAGCTTCGTCGTCACCGCGGAGAGCGCCCCGATCAGCGCGAACGTCTCGATGAACGACTTGCCGTCGAGGAACTCGCGATTGCCGTCCTCGGTGTATGGATACTTCGAGTCGGACACTTCGGGATACGCGACGCTGTCCGCAATGGTCATCGCGTGATACCCGGCCTCGTCGGCCGCCTTGGCCAACGGGATGTAGTACTTCGGGTCGGTCATGGCTTCCGCATAGGTGAACCGCATGCGGCCAATACTAGAACACGTTCTAATTATGCAGGTTCGAATGGTGCGGCATGATGATTCGCGTGCGCAGACCCCCGCAGGATGGTCCGCGCCGCAGACCGTGGCTCACCCGGAACGTGCGCGTGCTCTCCGCGGTGTCGTTCCTGCAGGACACCGCCAGCGAGCTGCTCTATCCGCTGCTGCCGATCTACCTCACGACCGTGCTGGGCGCGCCCGTCGCCGTCGTCGGCGCCATCGAGGGTGCGGCCGAGGGCGCGGCATCGCTGACGAAACTCGCGGCCGGCCCGCTGGGGGATCGCTACGCGCGACGCCCGCTGATCGCGACGGGGTACGGCATGGCTGCCCTCGGCAAGGTCATGGTCGCGGCGTTCGCGGCATGGCCCGGAGTGCTGGCGGGCCGTGTCGTCGACCGGCTCGGCAAGGGGGTTCGCGGCGCGCCGCGCGATGCGCTGCTGGTTGTCGACATCGACGCGTCCGCACGGGGCCGGGTGTTCGGCTTCCACCGCGCGATGGACACCGCCGGCGCGGTGGTCGGTCCGCTTCTGGGCCTGGCGGCCTACGAGCTTCTCGACCACCAGATCGCGCCGCTGCTGTGGATCGCCGTCGTCCCAGCCGTGCTGAGTGTTGCGCTGGTCTTCCTCACGCGGGAGAAGCGTCGCGTCCTGACCGCGGCTGTGCGGGTGGGGATCTTCTCCCGGGTTCGCGACCTGCCCGGCGGGTACTGGCGGGTGACGGCACTGCTGGTGGCGTTCGGCGTCGTCAACTTTCCTGACGCGCTACTTCTGCTGAGGCTTAACGAGATCGGCTTCTCCGTACCCCAGGTGATCCTCGCGTACGTCACGTACAACGCGGTGTACGCGCTCGTCAGCTATCCGGCCGGGGTGCTGGCCGACCGCTTTCCGCGGCCCGTGGTGCTGGGTATCGGAATGGTGTTCTTCGCGATCGGGTACGGCGGTCTGGGTCTCACCGACGATCCGCTGATCGCCTGGCTGTTGATCGGTGCATACGGCGTGTTCACCGGCTGCACCGACGGCGTCAGCAAGGCGTGGATCTCATCGCTTGTCGGTGCGGATCTGCAGTCCAGCGCCCAGGGCGTGTTCCAGGGTGCGACGGGTTTCGCGATCCTGGCCGCCGGATTGTGGGCGGGCTTCGCGTGGGGCGCCGACGGCACGCTGCCGCTGCTCGTCTCGGGCGCGGTCGGCGCGGTGTTCGCGGTGGTGCTGCTCGGAATGGGCGTGCGCAGCGCTCAGTTGAAGGGTGGCGCACCCATACCGGTCACGGAGTAGCCGCCCTGCGACGAGCGCTCGGTCAGCCGGGATGCCGCCGTGCGACCGTTGGCGGTCAGCAACGCCTCGGGCCGTTTGAGGACATCGTCGGGGAGCGTTCCGAAAACGGTGCCGCGCCAGTGGTACTGGCCATCGATCGGGTCGAGGTGACCGGTCAGGCGGACACGCACCGCGTGGTCCTCCCCGGCGACTCGCAGGGTGGCCGCGCCGTCGTAGACCTCACCGCCCTTGACCCCGAGGGCCTCGGGAGTGCCCGGCGTCACCGGGCCCGGCAGGAAGCGCGCACGTCGCCACATCCGCCGCGCGATCGGACCCATCAGCCCGACCTCGGTGAGGAACGCGGCCAGTGGCGCGAACCCCATGACCTGCACGTCGTGACGGTTGCTGCTGCGCCGCGCCATGCGTCGCGCCTTGCGGGCCGGCAGTCCGACGCGGCGGTACTGCACGGGGTTGGTGAACAGGTACCGGAAGAAGTAGCCGCCGAGACCGTTGATGTTGGCCACCCACCACCGGCTCAACCGGGGCATATCGCGGACGCGCCTGCGCACGCCGTCGCGGGCGAACTGGATGTGACGGGACTCCTCGGTGACGTGAATCCGCATGAGCCGCTGCACCATCGGTTGCAGCTGCGGGTCGTCCATCATTTGGCGCTGCAGCGAGTCGAAGATCTCCTCACCGACGAGCGCGGCGACCCACAGCATCGATCCCTTGAACGCCAGCGGCAGCATGTTGATGGCGATCCGCTGGTAGCGCCGGGGCTGGACGGGCTTGGCTCCGAGCTTCTCGATGGCCTTGCCGAACATCACCATGTGACGGGTCTCGTCGCCCAGCTCGGTCAGCGCGTAGTGCGATGCGCTCGCCGTCGGGTCCCTGTGGATGAGGTTGCGCAGCAGCGCCTGGTTGAGAATGTTCTCGAACCAGATGCCTGCCGACAGGGTGTTGACGAGTTCCTGGCGCGACAGCTCGATCTGCTCGGCGCGGGTCATCGCGTCCCACATCGGCGTGCCGTAGAGGGACACCACCTTCGGCGGCAGGAAGAACTTGTCGGGCTCCAGCTCCGCGTCCCAGTCGATGTCGACGATCGGCTCGTAGTACTTCTTGACCGATCCCCGCAGCAGCCGTTCGGAGAACTCCTCGCGGCTGGGCGCACTGGCGCGTCGAACCGCATCAGAGGAAAGCGTCATCGTGGCCCTCTGCTCTTCGCGCAAGCGCTCATCGCCGACGTCCCTTCGCTGGCTTGTGCCCCGATATGCTCCAAAACCTAATGACGCCTGAACCAAGTTGTCAATACCCCGGGTACTGGATACCGATGGTCTCATGACGAGACGCATTCATGTCATCGGCATCGGCGCAGGTGACCCGGACTACGTCACCGCCCAGGCCATTTCGGCGCTCAACGACACTGCGGTGTTCTTCGCGATGGACAAGGGTGAATCGAAAGGCGACCTGGTCGCGCTGCGGCGCGAGGTCTGCGAACGGTTCATCGAGAAGCCCGGCTATCGCTTCGTCGAACTCGCCGATCCGTCGCGGGCCAAGTCCGGCGACTACCGCCAGGCCGTCAACGACTGGCACGCCGCCCGCGCCGATGTGTGGGCGCGGGCCATGGAGGAGGAGTTGCCCGACGGTGGTGTCGGTGCGTTCCTCGCGTGGGGTGACCCGTCGCTGTACGACAGCACGCTGCGCATCCTCGACCTCGTCGCGCAGCGCGTGGACCTCGACTACGACGTCATCCCCGGCATCACCGCGATACAGGCGCTCACGGCGCGACATCGCATACCGCTCAACGATATTGGGGAACCGGTGCTCATCACGACGGGCCGCCGGCTCCGCGACGAGGGGCTGTCGGGCGCATCGGTGATCATGCTCGACGGGGACTGCGCGTTCCTGACATGCCCGCCGGACACCAGGATCTGGTGGGGCGCCTACCTCGGTACGCCCAACGAACTGCTCGTCGCGGGCACCGTGGGCGCCGACGGCGAACGCATCGCCGCGCTGCGTGCGCAGGCCCGCGAGCGGCACGGCTGGATTATGGACACCTACCTGCTGCGTCCAGCCTGAGTGACCTCCGAAGCGACGCCGGCAGTGGCAAGATCAGCGCCATGGCACAGTTTCTGCTGCGGGCGTCGTTGACCGGTCTCGCCCTCTGGATCGTCACCCTGGTCGTCAACGGGATTTACTTCGTCGGCGGGGACAGCACGTGGCAGCGGGTGGGCATCATCTTCGTCGTCGCGGTGGTGTTCGGCCTCGTCAACGCCGTCATCAAGCCGATCGTGCAGTTGATCTCGATCCCGCTCTACATCCTCACGCTCGGCCTGATTCACGTCGTCATCAACGCTCTGATGCTGTGGATCACCTCCTGGATCACCGAGAACACGACGCACTGGGGTCTGGCCATCGACGACTTCTGGTGGACTGCGATCTGGGCGGCGATCGTGCTGTCGATCGTGAGCTGGCTGCTGTCGCTGTTCACCCGGAGCGCAGAACGCAGCGTCGGCGTGTAACCGTGCGGCACACTGGATGGCATGCCTGAACTACCCGAGGTAGAGGCGCTGGCGGATCACCTCCGGCGGCATGCGGTCGGCCGGACCGTCGGAAGGGTCGATGTCTCGGCATTGTCGGTGCTCAAGACGTTCGATCCGCCCACGACGGCGCTGCACGGTCAGGAGGTGACCGGCGCCAACCGCTGGGCCAAGTACCTCGGACTGCAAGTCGGCGACCTGCACCTCATCACACACCTGTCGCGGGCCGGCTGGCTGCGGTGGTCGGACAAGCTCGCCGCGGCACCCCTGAAGCCGGGTAAGGGGCCCATCGCCCTGCGCGTTCACCTCGGAACACCCGGCGAGGCCCCGGGATTCGACCTCACCGAGGCGGGGACCCAGAAGCGGCTGGCGGTGTGGCTGGTCGACGACCCGATGAAGATCCCGCAGATCGCCTCGCTGGGCCCCGACGCGCTGAGCCTGGATCCCGAGGGTCTGGCCGCGGCGCTGAAGGGCAACACCGGTCGCATCAAGACCGTCATCACCGACCAGAAGGTCATCGCGGGTATCGGCAACGCCTACAGCGACGAGATCCTGCACGTCGCCAAGCTGTCGCCGTTCGCGACGGCAGCCAAGCTCACCGACGCCCAGCTCGGATCGCTGCACGACGCGATGATCTCGGTGCTCAGCGATGCGGTCTCACGGTCGGTCGGTCAGCAGGCGGCCACGCTGAAGGGGGAGAAGCGCTCGGGCATGCGCGTGCACGCTCGCACCGGCCTGCCCTGCCCGGTGTGCGGTGACACGGTGCGCGAGGTCTCGTTCGCCGACAAGTCCTTCCAGTACTGCGCGACGTGTCAGACCGGCGGCAAGGTGCTCGCCGATCGCCGGATGTCCAAACTGCTCAAGTAGCGTTCAGCCGGCGATGAGCGCCTGCGCGAAGAGCATTCAACCGGCGATGAGCGCCTGCGCGAAGAGCATTCAACCGCAGTAGGTGTGCGTCGCGAAGTCCAGCGCCTGCTGGTACAGCGGATCCAGACCGCGGGCCGCGATGACGCTCTGCCGGGCGTCGTCGAGCGCCGCGTGGCAGCCGGGGCCGCGGAGAACGGGCCACTGATCGGTCATCTCCGCGACCATGGTGCGGTTGAAACCGTCTATCGCCGAACGTGATTCGGACAGATCCGGTGCGCTCGTCGGCGCGGTGGCGGGGTCGAGCTTCCACTGCCCGAATCGGACGTACTGGATGCCCTCGGTGGCGTGGATTTGATTCTCGAACGCCCGCCGCACGAACGCCTCGTCGGCCCCGCGGTCGCGCGCGTCGGCTGCGACGTTGTCGAGCACCTGCCGGACGCGTGCCGCGTCCTCGATGGATCCGCCGTCGACCCACTTGACCGCCGCCACCGGGTCGGCGGTCAGGAGGCGTTGTGACGCGGTGTCGACCAGGCGATACAGGGGGCCGGTGGCGTCGGCGTGTGCTGGTGGCGTGGCCGTGAGGGCGCCAAGGGTGGCGCCGGCGACGAGGAGTGCGATGAGTCTCACGGGGATCTATCATCGCTTACTTGGTTATCCTCCACGGGTGACTCGTCAGAAGATCCTCATCACCGGTGCCAGCTCCGGCCTGGGCGCCGGGATGGCCCGTCAGTTCGCTGCCAAGGGCCGTGACCTCGCGCTGTGCGCGCGTCGCACCGAGAACCTCGAGGAGTTGAAGGCCGAACTCCTGGCCAGGCATCCCCAGATCACGATCGCGGTCGCCGCGCTCGACGTCAACGACCACGAGGCGGTGCCGAGGGTGTTCGCCGAGCTCGCAACGGAACTCGGTGGTCTCGACCGCGTCATCGTGAATGCGGGAATCGGCAAGGGCTACAAGCTCGGCGGCGGCAAGCTGTGGGCGAACAAGGCCACCATCGAGACCAACCTGGTGTCGGCGCTGGTGCAGATCGAGACGGCGCTTGAGATGTTCGCGAAGGCCGGCGCCGGGCACCTGGTTCTGGTGTCCTCGGTGCTGGGCAACAAGGGCGTGCCCGGGGTCAAGGCCGCCTATGCCGCGAGCAAGGCCGGCGTGACGTCGCTCGGCGAATCGCTGCGCGCCGAGTACCCGTCCGGCCCGATCAAGATCACGGTACTCGAGCCGGGCTACATCGAGTCCGAGATGACCGCGAAGGCCAACTCGACGGCGCTGATGGTCGACAACGAGACCGGCGTCAGGGCCATGGTCGACGCCATAGAGAAGGAGAGGGGGCGCGCCGTCGTGCCGGGTTGGCCCTGGTGGCCGCTGGTGGAGTTGTTGAAGGTGCTGCCACCCCGCTTCACCAAGCGCTTCGCCTAACCCCTGCGATTTCGGCGCGCAAAGGAGCGCTCACCGCTCCAAAACGCGCCGAAATCGCGACAGGGGGCGACAATCGTCCGGTGAGCCAGCACTACGGGACCATCGCGTTCACCGACGCCGTGCGCGAGGCGCAGAAGCACTACGGCAGTGACGCGTTCTACACCAGCCGCACGATGCGCGCCCGCGCCATCGCCGGGCCCGACCCGCTGACGGAGGATGTACGTGAGTTCCTGTCCGAACGCGACGGTTTCTACCTCGCGTCAGTGAGCCAAACCGGCTGGCCCTACGTGCAATTCAGGGGCGGGCCAGTCGGTTTCATACGCGTCCTAGACGATCACACGCTGGGGTGGGCCGACTTCCAGGGCAACCTGCAGTACATCAGCACGGGCAACGTCACCGCCGACGACCGCGTCGCCCTGTTCGCCATGGACTACCCGCATCGGCGCCGGCTGAAGATCTTCGGCCATGCCCGCATCACCACCGTCGAGGAGGACGCCGCGCTCGTGGAGTCGCTGACTGTCCCCGAGTACGACGCCGTCGTGGAGCGTGCGGTCGTGGTCAGCGTCGAAGCATTCGACTGGAACTGTCAGCAGCACATCACCCCGCGATTCTCCGCTGCCGAACTGGAGCCGCGCCTGGCCGCTCTGCGTGACGAGGTGGCCAGCCTGCGCCGCGAGAACGAGGAGCTGCGGCGCCGTGGCGCCGCGGGGTGACTCCGCTAGCTGGCCCGGCCGCGCTCGCTGCGGTAGTGCCGCACCAGGGCGTCGGTTGAGCTGTCGGACTGCTCGGCCGGCGCGGCGTCGGCGGTGATCACCGGCAGCAGCGCCTTGGCCTGGGTCTTGCCCAGCTCGACGCCCCACTGGTCGAACGAGTCGATTCCCCAGATGACGCCCTCGGTGAAGACCTGGTGTTCGTAGAGCGCGATCAGCTGGCCCACCACCGACGGTGTCAGCTTCGTCGCGAGAATCGAAGTGGTTGGCCGGTTTCCGGGCATCACCTTATGCGCGACGACGTCCGCCGGCGTACCCTCGGCCGCGATCTCGGCGGCGGTCTTGCCGAACGCCAGCACCTGGGTCTGGGCGAAGAAGTTGCTCATCAGCAGGTCGTGCATGCTGCCCGTGCCGTCGGCCGTCGGGAGGTCATCGGTCGGCTGGCTGAAACCGATGAAGTCGGCGGGAATCAGCCGAGTGCCCTGGTGCAGCAGTTGGTAGAACGCATGCTGGCCGTTGGTTCCCGGCTCGCCCCAGTAGATCTCGCCGGTGTTGGTCGTCACCGGTGAACCGTCGGCGCGGACCGACTTGCCGTTGGACTCCATCGTCAGCTGCTGCAGGTAGGCCGCGAACCGCGACAGGTCATTCGAGTAGGGCAGCACCGCGCGGGACTGGGCGTCGAAGAACTCGTTGTACCAGAGGCCGATGAGCCCAAGCAGCGCAGGCGCATTCGCCTCGAGCGGGGTGGTCCGGAAGTGTTCGTCGACAAGGTGGAAGCCGGCGAGGAACTCGGCGAAGCGCTCCTTGCCGATCACCGCCATCACCGACAGCCCGATCGCGGAGTCCACCGAGTAGCGGCCGCCAACCCAGTCCCAGAAGCCGAACATGTTGTCGGTGTTGATGCCGAAGTCGTCGACCAGGCGCTTGTTCGTGGACACCGCGACGAAGTGCTTGGACACCGCCGCGTCGCCGAGCGTCTCGGTGAGCCAGCGGCGCGCGGCCGTCGCGTTCGTCAACGTCTCCAGCGTGGAGAAGGTCTTCGAGGCGATGACGAACAGCGTCGACGCGGGGTCGAGCCCGTCGAGCTTGGCCACCAGGTCCGCCGGGTCGACGTTGGAGACGAACCGCGCCGAGATGCCGGCGTCAGCGTAGTGCCGCAGGGCCTCGTAGACCATCACCGGGCCGAGATCCGAGCCGCCGATGCCGATGTTCACCACCGTGGTGATGCGCTCACCCGTGGCACCGGTCCACTGCCCGCTGCGCAGCCGGTCGGTGAAGTCGCCCATCGCGTCGAGCACATCGTGCACATCGGTGACGACGTCCTGGCCGTCCACCGTCAGCGACGCGTCGCGCGGCAGGCGTAACGCGGTGTGCAGGACCGCGCGGTCCTCGGAGGTGTTGATGTGCTCGCCGGCGAACATGGCGTCGCGTCGGCCCTCCAGGTCGGCGGCCCTGGCCAGGTCCACGAGCAGCTTCAGCGTCTCGCGGGTGACGCGGTGCTTGCTGTAGTCGATGTAGAGGTCACCGACCGACAGCGTGAGGTCGCGGCCACGCGACGGATCCTCGTCGAAGAACTCCCGCAGGTGCTTGGCGCCGATCTGATCGTGATGCCGAACCAACGCGTTCCAGGCGGGAGTTGTGGTGATGTCTGGAATTTGAGAAGGAGGGGCGCTCATTCCCCCGACCCTAGTGCGGAGCGCCTTTCGAAGGAGTAAATGATTGACGTATGGACACCGCCAAGCTCCTGTCATCTGTCCCCACCGGGCTCTGGATCGGTGGTGAGGAACGCGCCGGGTCGTCGACCTTGGACGTGCTGAACCCCGCCACCGACGAGGTGCTGATCTCGATCGCCAGTGCCACCCCCGAGGACGGCATCGCCGCACTCGACGCCGCCGCAGGCGTGCAGAAGGAGTGGGCCGCGACGCCACCGCGCGAACGCGGCGAGATCCTGCGTTCGGTGTTCGAGGCGATCACCGCGCGCGCCGAGGAGTTCGCGACGCTGATGACCCTCGAGATGGGCAAGGTGCTCGCCGAGAGCATGGGCGAGGTGAAGTACGGCGCCGAGTTCTTCCGCTGGTTCGCCGAGGAGGCCGTCCGCATCGACGGTCGCTACACCCGCAGCCCCGCGGGCACGGGACGCATCATCGTGACCAAGCAGGCCGTCGGCCCGTGCCTGGCGATCACGCCGTGGAACTTCCCGCTGGCGATGGGCACCCGCAAGATCGGTCCGGCGATGGCCGCGGGTTGCACGATGATCATCAAACCCGCGCAGGAAACTCCGTTGACGATGCTGCTGCTCGCCAAGCTCATGGACGAGGCGGGCCTGCCCAAGGGCGTGCTGTCGGTCCTGCCGACGGCCAAGCCGGGTGACCTGACCACCGCGCTGATCGACGACGGCCGGTTGCGCAAGCTGACGTTCACCGGCTCGACCGGCGTGGGCAAGGCCCTCGCCAAGCAGAGCAGCGACAAGCTGCTGCGGCTGTCGATGGAGTTGGGCGGCAACGCACCGTTCATCGTGTTCGACGACGCCGACCTCGACGCCGCGGTCGACGGCGCGGTCCTGGCCAAGATGCGCAACGGCGGTGAGGCGTGCACGGCGTCGAACCGGTTCCACGTCGCCAACGCGGTCCGCGAGGAGTTCACCGAGAAGCTGGTGAAGCGGATGCGTGAGTTCACCCTCGGCAACGGGCTCGACAAGTCGTCGACGCTGGGGCCGCTGATCAACGCCAAGCAGGTCGCGACCGTCGCGGATCTGGTGTCGGACGCGGTGTCGCGCGGTGCGACCGTCGCGGTCGGTGGTGTCGCGCCGGACGGGCCTGGCCACTTCTATCCGGCGACCGTGCTCGCCAACCTGTCGGCGGATTCCCGCATCCTCAAGGAGGAGGTGTTCGGCCCGGTGGCTCCGATCATCGGCTTCGACACCGAGGAGGAGGGCATCGCCGCCGCCAACGACACCGAGTACGGGCTCGCCGCCTACATTTACACCCAGTCGCTGGACCGTGCGCTGCGCGTCGCCGAGGCGATCGAGGCCGGCATGGTCGGCGTCAACCGTGGTGTGATCTCCGATCCGGCGGCCCCGTTCGGCGGGGTCAAGGAGTCCGGCTTCGGACGCGAGGGCGGCTCGGAGGGTATTGAGGAGTACCTCGACACCAAGTACATCGCGCTGACGAGCTAGGCCCCGGGGCCACCGCCAACACCGGCAGTATCCGCATCTGCGGCACGGAATGGGCATCTGGCCCGCGTTTGCGGATAGGGTGTGCCGATGCCGACGATTCGGATCCGCGAGGCCGCCGACCTGCTGGGCGTTAGCGACGACACCGTCCGGCGATGGATCGACGACGGGGGCCTCACGGTCACCAACGACGACGCAGGCCGCAAGGTGCTCGACGGCGCGCAGCTCTCGGAGTTCATCCGCGGCAGGGCTGGCCCGGCACCGCAGGACCCCCTGAGCGTCGGCAGTTCAGCACGCAACCGCTTCGCCGGCCTGGTCACCAAGGTCACCACCGACAAGGTGATGGCGCAGGTGGAGATGCAGTGTGGGCCGTTCACCGTCGTATCGCTGATGAGCACCGAGGCGGTGCGTGAACTCGGCCTCGAGCCGGGCAGCGTCGCCGTCGCCGTCGTCAAGGCGACAACCGTCATCGTCGAAACGTCGGGAGAGAAGTCATGAGAAGGATCGTTGGGCTGGTCGCGGCGTGCACGCTGGCAGCGGCTCTGGTGAGCGGCTGCGGGTCGGACGGCGAGGCGCCACCCGGAACGCTGACGGTCTTCGCGGCCGCATCGCTGAAGAAGTCGTTCACCGAGATCGGCGAGCAGTTCAAGGCCGACAATCCCGGTGCGTCCGTTGAGTTCTCGTTCGCGGGCTCCTCGGATCTCGTCACGCAGCTCACACAGGGGGCGAGCGCCGACGTCTTCGCGTCGGCCGACACCAAGAACATGGACAAGGCGGTCCAGGCGGGCCTGGTCGCCGGCGACCCGGTGAGCTTCGCCTCGAACACGCTCACCATCGCGGTGGCACCGGGCAATCCGCAGCACGTGACATCTTTCCGGGACCTCACCCGCGAGGGTCTCAACGTCGTCGTGTGCGCTCCGCAGGTGCCCTGCGGGACGGCGACCAACAAGGTCGAGGAGGCCACCGGAGTGCACCTCGACCCGGTCAGCGAGGAGTCGTCGGTCACCGACGTGCTCAACAAGGTCTCGTCAGGGCAGGCCGACGCGGGGCTGGTCTACGTCACCGACGTCGCCGGTTCGGACGGCAAGGTCACCGCGATCAACTTCCCGGAGGCGGTCGACGCGGTCAACACCTATCCGATCGCAACACTCAAGGGCGCGAAGGACGCTGACCTGGCACGAGAGTTCGTCTCCTACGTCACCGGCGAGGTCGGGCAGCGGGTTCTCGGGGAGGCCGGGTTCGGCAAACCCTGACCAGGGGAGTGGATCAGTGGCCGAGTCGACCGCGACCCAGCCGCAGAAGCAGCATCGCGAGGTCCTTGCCCTCCGGGCCGAGTTCGCTGTAGCGCTCGATGACCTTCATCTCCCTGCTGTGCACCAGACGGGTGCCGCCGGAGGCCATCCTGGCCTTGCCGATCAGCTTGGACACCTCGGTGCGACGGGCGACAGCAGCCAGGATCTCGGCGTCAAGACGATCGATCTCGCGACGAAGATCGTCGATGTCGGGAGTGGGCTCAGTTTCAACGCTCATGTCTTGTGACTCCGAATTCTCTTCGCGCATGGATTGTGGTCTCATCCGGTTTCGGGTCTGACAAGAGAGTCGAGCCCCGGATCCGGAATCGGACCGCGGGGCTCTGGGAAGTAGCTAGACCACGGACACCGGTTGCCGGTGTCCATAAAAAAACCGTCCCTGCAGATCGAGCACAGATCGAGTGTGCCACCAACAGCGGCGTCGGCGCAAAGACATCGCAGGGCCCGCCCTGGTGACATCGCAGGGCCCGCCCTGGTGACATCGCAGGGCCCGCCCTGATGACCGGCACGGCTCGGCGCAAACTGTCCCTGTGCAGCGGTAAGTTCAAGGGGATATGTCGATCGCCACCGAAACCGACCAGTTGCTCGACGGGCTGAACCCGCAACAGCGCCAGGCGGTGCTCCACGAGGGAACACCGCTGCTCATTGTCGCCGGAGCAGGGTCGGGTAAGACCGCCGTGCTGACCCGCCGCATCGCCTACCTACTCGCGGCGCGCGACGTCGGTGTCGGGCAGGTGCTGGCCATCACGTTCACCAACAAGGCCGCCGCCGAGATGCGTGAGCGTGTCGTCGACCTCATCGGCCCCCGCGCGCGGTCCATGTGGGTGTCGACGTTCCACTCCACCTGCGTGCGAATCCTGCGCAACCAGGCGTCGCTGCTGCCGGGCCTGAACTCCAACTTCTCGATCTATGACGCGGACGATTCACGGCGCTTGCTGATGATGATCGCCAAGGACATGGGCCTGGACACCAAGCGGTACTCGCCGCGGCTGCTGTCCAACTCCATCTCCAACCTCAAGAACGAGCTGATCGACCCCGACCGCGCGGCCGCCGAGCTGACCGAGGCCAGTGATGATCTGACCCGCGTCGTCGCCGAGGTGTTCTCCGAGTACCAGCGTCGGCTGCGCGCCGCCAACGCGCTGGACTTCGACGACCTGATCGGGGAGACCGTCGCCGTCCTGCAGGCATTCCCGCAGATCGCGCAGTACTACCGCAGGCGCTTCCGGCACATCCTGGTCGACGAGTACCAGGACACCAACCACGCGCAGTACATGCTGGTGCGCGAACTGGTCGGCCACCCCGACCCCGGCTCGGCCGAGGCCGGTGACGTGCCACCAGGGGAACTGTGCGTGGTGGGTGACGCCGACCAGTCGATCTACGCGTTCCGCGGCGCCACCATCCGCAACATCGAGGACTTCGAGCGCGACTACCCGAACGCGACAACCATTCTGCTGGAACAGAATTACCGTTCCACACAGAACATCCTGTCGGCCGCCAACTCCGTCATATCGCGCAATGCGGGTCGGCGTGAGAAGCGGCTGTGGACCGATGCCGGTGAGGGCGAGCTCATCGTCGGCTACGTCGCCGACAACGAGCACGACGAGGCCAGGTTCGTCGCCGAGGAGATCGACGCGCTCGCCGACCGCGGCGAGATCACCTACAACGACGTCGCGGTGTTCTACCGCACCAACAACAGCTCGCGCGCGCTGGAGGACGTCTTCATCCGCGCAGGCATTCCCTACAAGGTCGTTGGCGGCGTTCGCTTCTACGAGCGCAAGGAGATCCGCGACGTCGTGGCGTATCTGCGCGTGCTCGACAACCCCGGTGACGCGGTGAGCATGCGTCGCATCCTCAACACCCCGCGCCGCGGTATCGGTGACCGTGCCGAGGCGTGCGTCGCGGTGCACGCCGAGAACACCGGCGCCAACTTCAACGACGCCCTGCAGGAGGCCGCCGCGGGCCGGGTCCCGTTGCTGAACACCCGCTCGGAGAAGGCCATTGCCAGCTTCGTGAAGATGCTGGACGAGCTGCGCGGGCTACTCGACGGCGAGCTGGGGGACCTGGTCGAGGCCGTGCTGGACCGCACCG from Mycolicibacterium sp. YH-1 harbors:
- the pcrA gene encoding DNA helicase PcrA, which encodes MSIATETDQLLDGLNPQQRQAVLHEGTPLLIVAGAGSGKTAVLTRRIAYLLAARDVGVGQVLAITFTNKAAAEMRERVVDLIGPRARSMWVSTFHSTCVRILRNQASLLPGLNSNFSIYDADDSRRLLMMIAKDMGLDTKRYSPRLLSNSISNLKNELIDPDRAAAELTEASDDLTRVVAEVFSEYQRRLRAANALDFDDLIGETVAVLQAFPQIAQYYRRRFRHILVDEYQDTNHAQYMLVRELVGHPDPGSAEAGDVPPGELCVVGDADQSIYAFRGATIRNIEDFERDYPNATTILLEQNYRSTQNILSAANSVISRNAGRREKRLWTDAGEGELIVGYVADNEHDEARFVAEEIDALADRGEITYNDVAVFYRTNNSSRALEDVFIRAGIPYKVVGGVRFYERKEIRDVVAYLRVLDNPGDAVSMRRILNTPRRGIGDRAEACVAVHAENTGANFNDALQEAAAGRVPLLNTRSEKAIASFVKMLDELRGLLDGELGDLVEAVLDRTGYRRELETSNDPQDLARLDNLNELVSVAHEFSIDMTNAAALREEEGEPVDEDVPDTGMLAQFLERVSLVADADGIPEHGSGVVTMMTLHTAKGLEFPVVFVIGWEDGMFPHMRALGDPTELSEERRLAYVGITRARQRLHLSRAKVRSSWGQPMLNPESRFLREIPQELIDWRRVEAPQSFSAPVGGASRYGSARPAPGRPGGARNKPLISLEPGDRVTHDKYGLGRVEEVAGVGESAMSLIDFGSAGRVKLMHNHAPIQKL